A single region of the Desulfovibrio sp. UIB00 genome encodes:
- a CDS encoding metallophosphoesterase translates to MPSADSQDFLWIAVGDIHDEPERFAQIPELSQADGIIVTGDLTITGGVKQAEQVMNALCVHDIPVMAQIGNMDRPEVDQWLSEKGWNLHAVTRELTPEIAIFGVGASTFTPFGTPSEFPESAFSAWLETCWQKARHYPHSVLVSHNPPKDTACDMIPGGIHVGSTAVREFLEEAQPDICLCGHIHESRAMDRVGRTLVVNPGMLAQGGYVLLRSNSGQLSAELKMLED, encoded by the coding sequence ATGCCAAGCGCCGACTCTCAGGATTTTCTCTGGATCGCCGTGGGCGACATCCACGACGAGCCTGAACGTTTTGCCCAGATACCGGAACTCTCGCAGGCTGACGGCATTATCGTTACCGGCGACCTGACCATCACCGGCGGCGTCAAGCAGGCAGAGCAGGTCATGAACGCCCTGTGCGTCCACGACATCCCCGTGATGGCCCAGATCGGCAACATGGACAGGCCTGAAGTTGACCAGTGGCTGAGCGAAAAAGGCTGGAACCTCCACGCCGTCACCCGTGAGCTTACGCCCGAAATCGCCATTTTTGGCGTTGGAGCCTCCACATTTACGCCCTTTGGCACGCCGAGCGAATTTCCGGAATCCGCATTTTCCGCGTGGCTTGAAACCTGCTGGCAAAAAGCCCGCCATTATCCGCACAGCGTGCTTGTTTCGCACAATCCGCCCAAGGATACCGCTTGCGACATGATCCCCGGCGGTATCCATGTGGGCTCCACAGCCGTGCGCGAATTTCTGGAAGAAGCCCAGCCGGACATCTGCCTGTGCGGGCATATCCACGAATCGCGCGCCATGGACCGCGTGGGCCGCACCCTAGTGGTCAACCCCGGCATGCTGGCGCAGGGCGGCTACGTGCTGCTGCGCTCCAATTCGGGCCAGCTCTCCGCCGAACTCAAGATGCTTGAAGACTGA
- a CDS encoding polyphenol oxidase family protein, which produces MAVSYIPFVFPGVPQVRCAFQTRAGGVSLGEFGGGNIAFTVQDNPEHVIANRRSMLEGLRPQGMTAWAELMQVHGDGFVFEPEAVACETPVTAEGDGMATARPGLGLLIKTADCQPILIAHKSGAYIAAMHAGWRGNRCDFPITGVARFCERYGLEPCDLLAVRGPSLGPGKAEFVNFDKEWGAPYLPWFDASSKTMDLWGLTRHQLERAGLLPRNIYGLDICTASNNDQFFSYRCARRSGRQASLVWIAA; this is translated from the coding sequence GTGGCTGTAAGCTATATCCCCTTTGTTTTCCCCGGTGTTCCGCAGGTGCGTTGCGCCTTTCAGACCCGCGCCGGAGGCGTGAGCCTTGGCGAATTTGGCGGCGGCAACATTGCTTTTACCGTGCAGGATAACCCCGAACACGTCATTGCCAACCGTCGCAGCATGCTGGAAGGCCTGCGCCCGCAAGGCATGACCGCCTGGGCCGAACTGATGCAGGTGCACGGCGACGGTTTTGTTTTTGAGCCGGAGGCCGTGGCCTGCGAAACGCCCGTCACGGCGGAAGGCGACGGCATGGCCACAGCGCGTCCCGGCCTTGGCCTGCTCATTAAGACGGCAGACTGCCAGCCCATCCTCATTGCCCACAAAAGCGGCGCGTACATCGCCGCCATGCATGCGGGCTGGCGCGGCAACCGCTGCGATTTCCCCATCACGGGCGTGGCCCGCTTCTGCGAGCGTTACGGTCTTGAACCGTGCGATCTGCTGGCCGTGCGGGGGCCCAGCCTCGGGCCGGGCAAGGCGGAATTTGTCAATTTTGACAAGGAGTGGGGCGCTCCCTACCTGCCCTGGTTTGACGCCAGCAGCAAAACCATGGATTTGTGGGGCCTCACGCGGCACCAGCTGGAGCGGGCGGGGCTTTTGCCGCGCAACATCTACGGGCTGGACATCTGCACCGCCAGCAACAACGATCAGTTTTTCTCCTATCGCTGCGCCAGACGCTCGGGCCGTCAGGCCAGCCTTGTGTGGATAGCAGCCTGA
- a CDS encoding class I SAM-dependent DNA methyltransferase: MTIDFNQIESRLWAAADQLWANTGLKPAEFSNPVLGLIFLRYAEKKFLEAEAALIEKGLDASEIEKFDYQAEGALYLSDNARFSYLLALAEGQDVGKAVNEAMAAVEQENEELKGVLPRSYAKLPNTVLIELLRLMDSLGEIEGDAFGTIYEYFLGKFAMAEGQKGGVFYTPTSIVKLIVEIIEPFHGKIFDPACGSGGMFVQSAAFVQRRNKRASEELTVFGTEKANDTVKLAKMNLAVHGISGDIREANTYYEDPHKALGRFDFVMANPPFNVSGVDKERVKDDPRFPFGIPTTDNANYLWIQHFYTALNKTGRAGFVMANSAGDARGAELEIRKKLIQSGGVDVIVSVGSNFFYTVTLPCTLWFFDKAKANGQRKDQVLFIDARSIYRQVSRAIRDFLPEQIEFLSNIVRLWRGEAVETGAGSQEMLQQHFPEGAYQDVAGMCKVATRADIEAQGWSLNPGRYVGVADQGEDDFDFVERLETLSQELEELNTAARALEEKIAANVAFLLNG; this comes from the coding sequence ATGACTATCGATTTCAATCAAATTGAATCCCGCCTCTGGGCTGCTGCCGACCAGTTGTGGGCCAACACCGGGCTGAAGCCCGCCGAATTTTCCAATCCAGTGCTTGGGTTGATCTTTTTGCGCTACGCGGAAAAAAAATTTCTGGAAGCTGAAGCCGCATTGATCGAGAAGGGGCTGGACGCTTCCGAGATCGAGAAATTCGACTATCAGGCGGAGGGAGCGCTCTACCTGTCTGACAATGCCCGCTTCTCCTACCTGCTGGCATTGGCAGAAGGGCAAGACGTTGGCAAAGCCGTTAATGAAGCCATGGCGGCTGTGGAGCAGGAAAACGAAGAACTGAAGGGCGTGCTGCCCCGCTCCTACGCCAAGCTCCCCAATACCGTTCTGATCGAGTTGTTGCGCCTGATGGACAGCCTCGGGGAAATCGAAGGTGACGCCTTCGGGACAATTTACGAATACTTCCTCGGCAAGTTCGCAATGGCTGAAGGGCAAAAGGGCGGCGTATTCTACACGCCAACCAGCATCGTCAAACTGATCGTCGAGATCATTGAACCCTTCCACGGCAAAATTTTTGATCCGGCCTGCGGTTCCGGGGGTATGTTTGTTCAGAGTGCCGCCTTCGTACAGCGCCGCAACAAGCGCGCCAGCGAAGAACTCACCGTCTTTGGCACCGAGAAGGCCAACGACACGGTGAAACTCGCCAAAATGAACCTTGCGGTGCATGGCATCTCTGGGGACATCCGGGAAGCCAACACCTACTACGAAGACCCGCACAAGGCGCTTGGCAGGTTCGACTTTGTGATGGCGAACCCGCCCTTCAACGTCTCGGGTGTCGATAAAGAGCGCGTGAAGGATGACCCAAGGTTCCCCTTTGGCATCCCGACCACGGACAACGCCAACTACCTCTGGATTCAGCACTTCTACACCGCCCTGAACAAAACGGGCCGCGCTGGCTTTGTTATGGCGAACTCGGCGGGAGACGCGCGGGGAGCGGAACTGGAGATCCGCAAAAAGCTAATCCAGAGCGGCGGCGTGGATGTGATCGTTTCGGTCGGTTCCAACTTCTTCTACACCGTGACCCTGCCGTGCACCCTGTGGTTCTTCGACAAGGCGAAAGCCAACGGCCAGCGCAAGGATCAGGTGCTGTTCATCGATGCGCGGAGCATCTATCGGCAGGTCAGCCGGGCAATCCGCGACTTTCTGCCGGAACAAATCGAGTTCCTCTCCAACATCGTGCGCCTGTGGCGTGGTGAGGCGGTCGAAACTGGTGCAGGTAGTCAGGAGATGCTCCAGCAGCATTTCCCTGAGGGTGCCTATCAGGACGTCGCCGGAATGTGCAAGGTTGCCACGCGGGCGGACATTGAAGCACAAGGTTGGAGCCTGAATCCGGGGCGGTATGTTGGGGTGGCGGATCAAGGAGAAGACGATTTCGATTTTGTCGAAAGATTGGAGACCCTAAGTCAGGAGTTGGAGGAGCTGAATACTGCGGCACGAGCGTTGGAAGAAAAGATTGCTGCCAACGTAGCATTTCTGCTTAACGGATAG
- a CDS encoding Rne/Rng family ribonuclease codes for MTIDQDTPVAASQPATDASSQEVSKPKRSTTTRSKAKPAAKPAAGKTASGKAASKSSESTVAKDSSDSKGASDSKAPQAESASSKTTAPKAAATAKAAGRSAGKTAKTTTAKAKKTADASKEISGSTADAVAPKSAAATAAETPKAAGKTAGKTASKTSGRASTSSRAATPRKAKAAEANTPEATLTAKTVETSDGSKQEAAPQKPAAKAPKGRPAKVAAKSSVKNTAQATAPKIDATPADVAPKTASPATDKPAAAAALTSPAPATQPPAKTADQSAKQTPEQISDKPAEAAPRQNAPVAERGQSPRQIADQNASQTTSQPTDKTAGAPAAQAEQGAEQAAESGTASATGETVAGDGPRRKNRRGRRGGRGRNRKKELNGQEGAQTAEDQASTAPLDDDDEALDLVDDAPEQASRAQDTRPQNASRQSAPRQNKPTKQAKPQQQQQQNKPENGKPAENSKPAESNKPAIAANAGKAPAEAPKGKRRMFISVLPGEQVEVALAEDGQLLEYYLDMLHQRKIKGNIYKGVIHNIDTNLQAAFVSYGAGKNGFLQIDEVHPEYWLAHHEPSKGKKFPPIQKVLKAGQEVLVQVVKEPTGSKGAFLTTWLSLAGRFLVLTPGQDQIGVSRKVDDDEERSRLREMMNGIDPGQGLGVIVRTVSAGTTKTTLKNDLQYLKRVWRDIRKKATEVSAPTLIYQEPGLSERAVRDYLTEDVCEIWVDNDEVAQSVRDTVNLLFPRRKDIVRMHTDMRTPMWERFNLRRQLEQIYSREVLLPSGGRLVFDQTEALMAIDINSGKISGKGNFEAMAHKTNMEAAEAIARHLKLRDIGGQVVIDFIEMRDKKHVLEVEKTLRTAMKNDRARHDVARMSSFGLLELVRQRTGSSALAISLEPCPACGGTGMRRNIEWQALQALRELRRMVSAEPKEKCVYPASPELALYLLNHKRDTLREIEQDYGKCLEIMVRP; via the coding sequence ATGACCATAGACCAAGACACCCCCGTGGCCGCTTCACAGCCAGCCACGGATGCATCGTCGCAGGAAGTTTCCAAACCCAAACGTTCAACCACAACACGCAGCAAGGCCAAACCAGCCGCCAAGCCAGCCGCTGGCAAAACAGCTTCCGGCAAGGCTGCGTCCAAATCCTCCGAATCCACGGTCGCCAAAGATTCTTCTGATTCTAAGGGCGCTTCCGACTCCAAGGCCCCCCAGGCCGAATCAGCTTCATCCAAGACCACGGCGCCCAAGGCCGCCGCAACCGCCAAGGCCGCAGGCCGCAGCGCGGGCAAAACAGCAAAGACGACTACCGCCAAAGCTAAAAAAACGGCTGACGCCTCCAAAGAAATTTCTGGCAGCACGGCAGATGCCGTAGCGCCCAAGTCAGCCGCTGCCACGGCTGCTGAGACCCCCAAGGCTGCTGGCAAAACTGCTGGCAAAACTGCGAGCAAAACTTCGGGCAGGGCGAGCACTTCAAGCCGCGCCGCTACGCCCCGCAAGGCCAAGGCAGCAGAAGCCAACACACCGGAAGCCACACTCACGGCCAAAACGGTCGAAACGTCTGATGGTTCCAAGCAGGAAGCCGCGCCCCAAAAGCCCGCCGCAAAGGCTCCCAAAGGCCGGCCCGCAAAAGTAGCGGCAAAAAGCAGTGTAAAAAACACAGCTCAGGCAACTGCTCCGAAAATTGACGCAACACCTGCAGACGTAGCCCCCAAGACCGCAAGCCCCGCAACAGACAAGCCTGCGGCTGCTGCGGCCCTCACAAGCCCTGCCCCTGCGACTCAACCCCCTGCAAAAACAGCAGACCAGAGCGCAAAACAGACGCCGGAACAAATTTCAGACAAGCCCGCAGAGGCAGCGCCGCGCCAGAACGCCCCCGTAGCGGAACGCGGTCAAAGCCCCCGACAGATTGCCGACCAGAACGCGAGCCAGACCACAAGTCAGCCCACAGACAAAACAGCTGGCGCACCCGCCGCTCAGGCGGAACAGGGTGCGGAACAGGCCGCTGAAAGCGGCACGGCCTCTGCCACCGGCGAGACTGTTGCCGGGGATGGCCCGCGCCGCAAGAATCGGCGTGGACGTCGTGGCGGGCGTGGCCGCAACCGTAAAAAAGAACTGAACGGGCAGGAAGGCGCGCAAACCGCCGAGGATCAGGCCAGCACAGCCCCCCTCGACGATGATGACGAGGCTCTTGATCTGGTCGATGACGCACCGGAACAGGCCAGCCGTGCGCAGGATACGCGCCCCCAGAACGCCTCCAGACAGAGCGCCCCCAGGCAGAACAAGCCCACAAAACAGGCCAAGCCTCAGCAGCAACAGCAGCAGAACAAGCCTGAAAACGGCAAGCCTGCCGAAAACAGCAAACCCGCTGAGAGCAACAAGCCCGCCATTGCCGCCAATGCTGGCAAGGCTCCTGCCGAAGCCCCCAAGGGCAAGCGGCGCATGTTCATCAGCGTACTGCCCGGCGAACAGGTAGAGGTAGCCCTGGCTGAAGACGGTCAGTTGCTGGAATACTATCTGGACATGCTGCACCAGCGCAAAATCAAGGGCAATATTTACAAGGGTGTCATCCACAATATCGACACCAACCTTCAGGCCGCCTTTGTCAGCTACGGCGCGGGCAAGAACGGATTCCTCCAGATTGACGAGGTGCATCCCGAATACTGGCTGGCCCACCACGAACCCTCCAAGGGCAAGAAATTTCCGCCCATCCAGAAGGTGCTGAAAGCCGGTCAGGAAGTATTGGTGCAGGTGGTCAAAGAACCCACCGGCAGCAAGGGCGCGTTTTTGACCACCTGGCTTTCCCTTGCCGGGCGCTTCCTTGTGCTTACGCCGGGGCAGGATCAGATCGGCGTTTCCCGCAAGGTGGACGATGACGAGGAGCGTTCGCGCCTGCGCGAAATGATGAACGGCATTGACCCCGGTCAGGGGCTTGGCGTTATTGTGCGCACGGTCAGCGCCGGAACCACCAAAACCACGCTCAAGAACGATTTGCAGTATCTCAAGCGTGTCTGGCGCGATATCCGCAAAAAAGCCACCGAGGTTTCCGCCCCGACCCTTATCTATCAGGAGCCGGGCCTTTCAGAGCGCGCCGTGCGCGACTATCTGACCGAGGACGTGTGCGAAATCTGGGTTGATAATGATGAAGTGGCGCAGAGCGTGCGCGATACGGTGAACCTGCTGTTCCCCCGCCGCAAGGATATTGTGCGGATGCACACCGACATGCGCACGCCCATGTGGGAGCGCTTTAATCTGCGCCGCCAGCTGGAGCAAATTTATTCGCGCGAGGTGCTGCTGCCTTCTGGCGGGCGTCTGGTGTTTGACCAGACAGAAGCCCTCATGGCCATCGACATCAACTCGGGCAAGATTTCCGGCAAAGGCAACTTTGAGGCCATGGCGCACAAAACCAATATGGAAGCCGCCGAAGCCATTGCCCGTCATCTCAAGCTGCGCGACATCGGCGGTCAGGTGGTTATCGACTTCATTGAAATGCGCGATAAAAAGCACGTGCTTGAAGTGGAAAAAACCCTGCGCACAGCCATGAAGAACGACCGTGCCCGGCACGATGTAGCCCGCATGAGTTCCTTTGGCCTGCTGGAACTGGTGCGTCAGCGCACTGGCTCCTCGGCTTTGGCCATCTCGCTTGAACCTTGCCCCGCCTGCGGCGGTACAGGCATGCGCCGCAATATTGAGTGGCAGGCATTGCAGGCCCTGCGCGAACTGCGCCGTATGGTCAGCGCCGAGCCCAAGGAAAAATGCGTATATCCGGCAAGCCCGGAACTGGCCCTGTATCTGCTGAACCACAAGCGCGACACCCTGCGTGAGATTGAGCAGGATTATGGCAAATGTCTGGAAATAATGGTTCGTCCTTAG
- a CDS encoding epoxyqueuosine reductase QueH gives MSGNNGSSLEYGTAAGVETPAAFSAQHSAADTAPADSVLAGSVTVAPVNPLPANSLLLHVCCGPCAVMPLTRLLDEGFAVTAWFMNPNIQPLAEYLRRREAAGQCAEHLGVPIIYADETWDITNWLRAVAGRDTPPARCAYCCESRMQAAFAFARQQGFAWVSSSLLYSRYQPHEVIKAAGEQLAAQQGAPGFAYRDFRADWQEGIDRSKAMELYRQPYCGCVYSEAERYQKKLLRCIKG, from the coding sequence ATGTCTGGAAATAATGGTTCGTCCTTAGAATATGGCACGGCAGCCGGGGTGGAAACCCCGGCTGCTTTTTCTGCACAGCACTCCGCCGCCGACACTGCTCCCGCCGACTCCGTTCTGGCAGGCTCCGTTACTGTTGCGCCCGTTAATCCCCTGCCTGCCAACAGCCTGCTGCTGCATGTTTGCTGCGGGCCGTGCGCCGTCATGCCCCTTACGCGGCTGCTGGACGAAGGCTTTGCCGTAACCGCATGGTTCATGAATCCCAATATCCAGCCGCTGGCAGAATATCTGCGCCGCCGCGAGGCCGCCGGGCAATGCGCTGAACATCTGGGCGTGCCGATTATTTACGCCGATGAAACATGGGACATCACCAACTGGCTGCGCGCTGTGGCAGGGCGTGATACCCCGCCCGCCCGCTGCGCCTATTGCTGCGAAAGCCGCATGCAGGCCGCCTTTGCCTTTGCGCGGCAGCAGGGCTTTGCCTGGGTGAGCAGCAGCCTGCTCTACTCGCGCTATCAGCCCCATGAGGTCATCAAGGCCGCAGGCGAACAACTGGCGGCCCAGCAGGGCGCACCGGGCTTTGCCTACCGCGATTTTCGCGCAGACTGGCAGGAAGGCATAGACCGCTCAAAGGCCATGGAACTCTACCGCCAGCCCTACTGCGGCTGCGTTTACAGCGAGGCGGAGCGCTACCAGAAAAAGCTTTTGCGGTGCATCAAGGGTTGA
- a CDS encoding restriction endonuclease subunit S gives MRKRLDQVGTVVMGQSPDGSTYNNEGIGEPLLNGPTEFGSSHPSCSLFTTGSKRECQAGDLLFCVRGSTTGRMNRADRKYSLGRGVCAIRGQTPLETKFITYCIDWRLENLLVLAGGGTFPNLTKDTIMGFEIPFPKTRFRIASVLSAYDDLIENNTRRIAILEEMARRIYEEWFVRFRFPGHEQVKMVESELGLIPEGWSILPLQDIATVTMGLSPKGESYNTDGDGIPLINGPAEFGDRFTMCVKWTTAPTKLCSAGDFIVCVRGSTTGKYVKSDGVYCLGRGVCAIKSTWQCFVDQMFMHQLPILLAQTGGSTFPSWTGPQLKHHPVLLPSIDLLSRFESLVQPMNATVLNYSRKNANLRATRDLLLPKLISGELDVSSLPEPEEVITA, from the coding sequence ATGCGAAAACGCCTAGACCAAGTGGGCACGGTCGTAATGGGGCAGTCACCAGATGGCTCAACATACAACAACGAAGGAATTGGAGAACCCCTGCTTAACGGCCCTACGGAATTTGGATCGTCGCATCCAAGCTGTTCTCTTTTCACCACGGGCTCAAAGCGAGAGTGCCAAGCTGGGGACTTACTATTTTGCGTGAGAGGATCGACCACTGGTCGAATGAACCGGGCGGATCGAAAATATTCCTTGGGACGCGGAGTGTGCGCTATAAGAGGGCAAACGCCCTTAGAGACGAAGTTCATTACGTACTGCATCGACTGGCGACTTGAAAATTTGCTGGTTCTGGCTGGAGGTGGGACGTTTCCCAATCTCACAAAAGATACGATTATGGGATTTGAAATACCATTTCCCAAGACACGATTTCGCATCGCCTCGGTCCTGTCCGCCTACGACGACCTGATCGAAAACAACACGCGGCGGATCGCCATCCTTGAGGAAATGGCCCGGCGAATCTACGAGGAGTGGTTTGTCCGCTTCCGTTTTCCGGGCCATGAGCAGGTAAAAATGGTGGAGTCGGAGCTAGGGTTGATCCCGGAGGGGTGGTCGATTCTTCCTCTACAGGATATCGCAACGGTCACGATGGGCCTGTCGCCAAAAGGAGAGAGCTACAACACAGATGGTGATGGGATTCCGTTAATTAACGGCCCTGCGGAGTTTGGTGATCGCTTCACTATGTGTGTTAAATGGACCACTGCACCGACAAAGCTTTGCTCCGCCGGAGATTTTATTGTTTGCGTGAGAGGCTCAACCACAGGCAAATATGTGAAGAGTGACGGTGTGTATTGCCTGGGTAGAGGCGTCTGCGCGATCAAGAGCACTTGGCAGTGCTTTGTGGATCAGATGTTCATGCATCAGCTACCCATACTTTTGGCTCAAACAGGCGGATCGACATTCCCAAGCTGGACTGGGCCGCAACTCAAGCATCATCCTGTGCTTCTTCCAAGTATTGACCTGTTATCTCGTTTCGAGAGCCTTGTTCAGCCAATGAATGCGACGGTACTGAACTATTCCCGAAAGAACGCCAACCTCCGCGCCACCCGCGACCTCCTGCTCCCCAAGCTTATCTCCGGCGAACTCGACGTTTCTTCCCTGCCCGAACCCGAGGAGGTCATCACGGCATGA
- a CDS encoding 5-formyltetrahydrofolate cyclo-ligase encodes MPHIAPQGKCRLPSNATSPVPAPPTQPAHQPDAPPKNPAGNLSAVLPDAMAQARNDVRKVMRRLRAEQSPQLAEIRSEAAQNRLMESALWKNARSVALYVGVRGELGTQALLRAAWQAHMLVWLPRVRRSEPGFMDFVACSGPDQLRPGPLGLLEPHDSLPGFGPEAAGGSGAGAHPLAPDLALLPGVAFDLAGGRLGYGGGYYDRFLEKGFTCPRVGLCFEFQLVESLPLAPWDQRVNYICTEERMLWL; translated from the coding sequence ATGCCACACATTGCACCACAAGGAAAGTGCCGCTTGCCCTCCAATGCCACGTCCCCCGTGCCTGCGCCGCCCACTCAACCAGCGCATCAGCCAGATGCTCCGCCAAAGAATCCGGCGGGCAATCTTTCTGCCGTGCTGCCCGATGCTATGGCTCAGGCCAGAAACGATGTGCGTAAAGTTATGCGCCGTCTGCGGGCGGAGCAGTCGCCCCAGTTGGCCGAAATCCGCAGCGAGGCGGCGCAAAACAGGCTGATGGAATCCGCCCTGTGGAAGAATGCCCGCTCCGTGGCTCTCTATGTGGGTGTGCGGGGCGAGCTTGGCACGCAAGCCCTGCTGCGCGCGGCATGGCAGGCCCATATGCTCGTGTGGCTGCCGCGTGTGCGGCGCAGCGAACCTGGATTTATGGATTTTGTGGCGTGCAGCGGCCCGGATCAGTTGCGGCCCGGCCCCCTGGGGCTGCTTGAACCGCACGATTCCCTGCCCGGTTTCGGGCCGGAAGCTGCGGGCGGCAGTGGCGCAGGGGCACACCCCCTTGCCCCCGACCTTGCGCTCCTGCCCGGCGTGGCCTTTGATCTCGCTGGCGGGCGGCTGGGCTATGGGGGCGGCTATTACGACCGCTTTCTGGAAAAAGGATTCACCTGCCCCCGCGTGGGTCTGTGTTTTGAATTTCAGCTTGTGGAATCCCTGCCCCTGGCCCCCTGGGACCAGCGGGTCAACTATATATGTACTGAAGAGCGTATGCTGTGGCTGTAA